A genomic stretch from Aedes albopictus strain Foshan chromosome 2, AalbF5, whole genome shotgun sequence includes:
- the LOC109424300 gene encoding biogenesis of lysosome-related organelles complex 1 subunit 2: MEDDYGGVTDSPKRGPTLSTSTSSFEPFDAHDPNLSRLATKMFQKTGEYISHELGTTADDYRLVENMSKAMMGKVQEMKQMSESIAVKNAELSRKYEELKPLLQKVDDIEATVNKLEAAAYQLDSYTIRLENKFKSLKAKK; encoded by the exons ATGGAGGACGACTACGGCGGTGTAACGGATTCGCCCAAACGGGGCCCGACTTTGTCGACGTCCACATCCAGTTTCGAGCCGTTCGATGCCCATGATCCCAATCTGTCCCGGTTGGCCACAAAGATGTTCCAAAAAACCGGCGAATACATCAGCCACGAGCTGGGAACCACCGCCGACGATTACCGTCTGGTCGAGAATATGAGCAAAGCCATGATGGGCAAGGTGCAGGAGATGAAGCAGATGTCCGAATCGATAGCGGTCAAAAATGCCGAACTGAGCCGGAAGTACGAGGAACTG AAACCACTTCTTCAGAAGGTGGACGACATTGAAGCAACGGTAAATAAGCTGGAGGCGGCTGCCTATCAGCTTGATTCATACACGATTCGATTAGAAAACAAGTTCAAATCTCTAAAAGCTAAGAAATAA
- the LOC109428671 gene encoding immediate early response 3-interacting protein 1, which produces MFTLWSLIEASLLCLNAVCILHEERFLAKFGWGASAQVQGFGEAPTVKAQVLNLVRSIRTVAKIPLIFLNIVAIIFKLLLG; this is translated from the exons ATGTTCACACTGTGGTCACTTATTGAAGCTTCGCTTCTCTGCCTGAACGCCGTTTGCATTCTGCACGAGGAACGGTTTCTAGCGAAAT TTGGATGGGGAGCGTCTGCCCAGGTTCAAGGATTCGGTGAAGCCCCTACGGTAAAAGCTCAGGTTCTCAATCTCGTGCGATCCATCAGGACAGTTGCCAAAA TTCCGCTGATATTCCTAAACATTGTGGCGATAATATTTAAGCTCTTATTAGGGTAA